The nucleotide sequence TTTAGAAATTGCGGCTATTGACCTCGGTTCTAATAGTTTTCATATGATAATTGCGCGTGTTGTTAATGGCGCATTACAAGTCTTAAGTCGTTTAAAACAGCGAGTTTATCTTGCTGATGGACTTGATGATGATAACGAATTAAGCGAAGAGGCTATGTTACGTGGGCTCTCCGCCCTTTCCCTTTTTGCTGAAAGGTTACAGGGTTTTCCCGCAGAAAATGTCACCGTCGTGGGAACACACACTTTGCGTGTCGCCACTAATGCGAAAGTCTTTCTTCAACGAGCCAAAGAAGTTATTCCTTATCCTATTGAAATTATTTCAGGGCATGAAGAAGCCCGACTTATTTTTATGGGAGTGGAGCACACTCAATCTGAAAAAGGTCGAAAGCTCGTTATCGATATCGGTGGTGGCTCAACAGAATTGGTTATTGGTGAAAATTTTGAGCCAATTTTAATCGAAAGCCAACGCATGGGTTGTGTCAGTTTTAGCCGTCAATTTTTCCCAGAACAAAAAATTAGCGAATCTGCTTTTCGTAAAGCACGAGAAAAAGCAGCGCGTAAAATGGAAAAAATTGCATGGCAATACAAAATGACTGGCTGGGATGTGGCTTTAGGGGCATCAGGAACAATTAAAGCGGCTCATGAGATCTTAGTTGAGTTTGGTGAAAAAGACGGTGTTATTACTCCAGAACGCCTACTAATGCTCACTAAACAAGTTTTACGATTTAAGAAATTTAGAGATATCGCCCTTCCAGGTTTATCCGATGAACGTAAACATGTTTTTGTACCAGGTTTGGCGATTTTATGCGGTATTTTTGATTCATTAGGATTAAAAGCCCTACACCTATCTGACGGTGCATTACGTGAAGGTGTGCTTTATGAAATGGAAGGTAGATTTCGCCATCAAGATATTCGCCAGCGCACAGCTAAAAGCCTTGCAGAACACTATAATATCGATAGAGAACAAGCAAAACGTGTTCTTGAAACTATGCAATCTCTTTACGCTCAATGGGCACAGCAAAATCCTAAGCTAGTTCGCCCTGATTTAGAGGCTATTTTAGTTTGGGCTGTTATGTTACATGAAGTGGGATTAAGTATTAATTTAAGTGGGTTACATCGCCATTCTGCTTATATTCTTTCAAATACTGATTTACCTGGCTTTAATCAAGAGCAACAACTGTTATTAACAACTCTCGTTCGCTATCACCGGAAAGGGATCAAGTTAGATGAGTTGCCTAAATTTAATCTTTATAAAAAGAAACAGTATTTTCCACTCGTACAAATACTAAGATTAGCAACTTTACTTAATAATCAGCGACAATCGACGACAAAACCTGCATCTTTGCGTTTAGTTACAGATGAAAATCATTGGACACTTTATTTTCCTGCAAATTATCTTTCTGATAACACATTGATGGAATTGGATTTAGAAAAAGAACAAGAACATTGGCAGTCAGTTCCGGGGTGGAAACTGGATATAAAAGAGGAATCTGCTTAACAATATGATATTATACAGAAAAAGACGCTAGTCAATGCGTCTTTTGTTGCATCTATCATACAACAACTATCACATAACAACATAGGTTTGATTTGTGACGATAATATGAACATCACCAACGCAATATTGTTCAAGATTCATATTTTTTATACGGAGAAGACCGATAATCATCCTAAAATGGAATAATTAGTGTCAATGGTTATCTCCCTCGTAAGAATTAAAAAGGAATAACATGTCTCAACCAGCTATCAACAATGATACTGCGGCTGCCATCAATCCGTATTCACAAAAAGTGGCACACCTGCGTCAGCAAATTTTGAGCATCTTTCTCGAAGATGATCATTTTGTTGAAACCGTTTTAGGTGAAGCAAGTGAAAATGATAGGCTGAGCCACCATGAACTTCATGAAAAAATCACCACTGTTAGAGAATTACTACAAGATCTACACGCGGCAGATATTGCAGATATTCTTGAAGCCCTTCCCTATGACGAACGTCTCGCATTGTGGCATTTGGTTGATAATAATGAACGTGGTGCTGTTTTAGTCGAAGCTTCTGTCGCCGTTTGGGACAGCTTAATTAAAGATATGACTGACCGTGAATTATTACGATCGGTCGCCACATTACATGTGGATGAGCAAGCGTACATCGCAGAGCACTTACCTCGCGATACGATGCGTCGACTTCTTACCTATTTAGAACCAAGTCTGCGTAATAGAATAAGAGAAGTTCTTCAATATCCAAAAGACAGCGTCGGCCAGATGATGGATTTTGAGTTCGTCACTGTGCGAGGTAATGTTACGTTAAAAACGGTACAGCGCTATCTACGCCAACGGGGCTCTATTCCTGAAGCAACGGATAAAATCTTCGTTATTGATAATAAAAATCATCTGTTGGGCGAGCTTCCATTAACCACTGTTTTAACGCAATCTCCTGATAAGCTTGTCTCTGATGTAATGAAAACAGACACCGTGAGCTTTATGCCTGAGGAAAAAGGCGAAGACGCGGCGGGTGCGTTCGAACGTTACGACTTAATTTCTGCGGCTGTTGTTGATAGTAATGGTCTTCTAATGGGGCGATTAACTGTTGAAGATATCGTTGATAACATGCATGAAGAGAGCGATACCAATCTTCGTCGTATGGGTGGTTTGAGCCCAGAAGAAGACGTCTTTGCACCAGTCGGACAAGCGGTTAAAACACGTTGGACTTGGCTTGCTATCAACTTATGTACTGCTTTCGTTGCCTCTCGTGTTATTGGCGTGTTTGAACACACCATTTCCCAATTAGTCGCTTTAGCAACACTGATGCCAATTGTTGCTGGTATTGGGGGAAATACAGGTAATCAGACCATCACAATGATTGTCCGTGCATTAGCTCTACACCAGATTCAAACCGGAAGCTTTTCTTTCTTAATTTTAAGAGAACTTGGTGTTGCCTTTATCAATGGTATTGTGTGGGGAGGGATCATGGGAATTGTCACCTTCCTTCTCTATGGTGACCTTGCAATGGGTGCCGTGATGACAATGGCAATGGTGCTCAACCTGTTAATGGCTGCCATTATGGGCGTATTAATACCAATGACGATGATAAAATTTGGTAAAGATCCTGCCATTGGTTCAAGCGTTATGATAACCGCGATTACGGATACAGGTGGTTTCTTTATCTTCTTAGGTTTAGCAACTATCTTCTTAGTTTAAGACATCTTCTCATTACACTAACGCCACTGATAATAAAATGCAGTGGCGTTTTTTTATATCAATCAAACAAATATTAAGCCGTTGTTGATAGGTAATAATAGACAAGCAACAATGCAATAACCAATGAAGTAATAAAAGTCTTTTTAACAGAGGCACTTAATAGATAACTGTCATTTTGATTGGAGTCATTAAGCATGGCTTTTAGTACTAAACCACCACCTAATGCAACGATAGAAAGTGATGCGAACAAAATAATTGCAGCTAAGAGAACAGCACTCATTGAAATAGAGACCATAAATCCTCCGACAGTTCAATTTGACTTACTGATGTAATTATAACCAAGAATAATTTTTTTGATGCCTCTTTTTGTTTTTATTTTTAACTTAACGGAAAAGCGCACCAAAGCCACGATTTGCATAAAAACACAAAAATAAAATTATCATTATAAATTTCATTGGATTTTAATTCCAAAAAATTAAATATTATTGAAATTTAATTCCAATGCATCGACATTTAACATACAGTAGAATATTCTAATATTTCATTTTCTATCAGATCATATCTTTCATTATTAATACTATTAGCTTTCTTAATTATCTAATAATAAGTTAATTTATAGAATAATAATAAATTAACTCATACCTTAATTTATTATTCACTTGTTTATTTAGACTTGAATAAATATATTCAACACAAAACCTTTTTTATTTAAAAACACTAAAATATTATTCATTTTAAATTTATATAATAATTTTATTATATATTGTTGAAATTTAATTAAACGGAATTTAACAATGATCTTTATCTATTAAATGAAACTAAAAACCTAAAATGCATTGATTTTAAGCCAGTAATGTTGTTTTGATTTCATCTATTTACATTATTAAGAGCTTCCTGTTATAACTTAAACCATCATCACAACATTATTCTTTCTCGCATAAATAGCCTATAAATAACCATTCGATGTTATTTATTTTCACCCTATTTTATTCGTTAATTTTCAAAGAATTTACTTGTGATCTTATTACGCATTATTTTTTATCACGATGATTATTATAGGTTGTAATTATGACATCACAATCACACTCCACTCAGCCGTTGAGTCAACCTACGGCAAGACCATTGAACCGCAACGACTATAAAACGTTGGGTTTATCCTCGCTAGGGGGAACGTTGGAGTTCTATGATTTCGTGATCTTCGTGTTCTTTACGAAAACATTGAGCCACTTGTTCTTTCCCGGTGATAACGCCTTTATTGCACAAATGCAGACATTAGGTATTTTTGCTGCTGGTTACCTTGCTCGCCCTTTGGGTGGCATTATTATGGCACACTACGGAGATATTATTGGACGTAAACGCATGTTTACCTTAAGTATCTTCTTAATGGCTGTACCAACATTAGTTATTGGTTTATTACCAACTTATGCCAGTATTGGTGTTGCTGCACCATTATTGTTGTTATTAATGCGCATTATGCAAGGTGCGGCCATTGGTGGTGAAATGCCAGGTGCTTGGGTGTTTATCGCAGAGCACACGCCAAAACAACGTTATGGCTTAGGTGTAGGAACATTAACCTCAGGCATTACAGGCGGTATTTTATTAGGTTCAATCGTGGCAATTATCGTTCAACGTAGCTATACCAGCCAAGAAGTAAATGACTTTGCATGGCGTATACCGTTTATTTTAGGTGGCGTATTCGGTTTGATTTCTGTCTACTTACGTCGCTTCTTACAAGAAACACCTATCTTTAAAGAGATGGCTGCAAAAAAAGCCTTAGCACAAGAAATGCCTGTGGTTTCAGTTATTAAAAATCACAAGCAAGCGTGCTTAATTACTGCTGCATTAACATGGTCTTTATCAACAGCTATTGTTGTCACCATTTTGATGACCCCCGGTGTCATTGTTGAAGGGATCTACAAAATTGATAGAACGACATCATTAGAAGCGAACTGCGTTGCAACATTAACCTTAACCTTAGGTTGCATATTCTGGGGTTGGATTAGTGACAAATTAGGAACACGCGCGTCAATGACATTATCATGGGGTGGTTTGATTGTGACTGCATTCCATTTCTATGGCAGTTTAGATGCAGCAATGTCAGGTTTTCAGTTAGCTTTTAACTATGGTTTGATGGGCTTTTTTGTTGGGGCGATTGCAACTACACCTATTGTTAGCACAAGAGCATTTCCACCATCAATTCGTTTTTCTGGTTTGTCTTTTGCTTACAATATGGCTTATGCCTTATTCGGTGGATTAACGCCAATGTTAACAGGAATATGGTTAGAAAAAACTGCAATGGCAGGTGCATATTATGTTGCAGGCGTATCATTATTAGCTATTGCAGTCGCTTTCTTACCTTTAGCTTATAAAGGTTGGACGGCTGTAAAACCCACCACAAGAGAAAAAGATGTTGCATTGCAGATTGATAAAGTGATCAGTTAGGCCTTTATCAAAATAACAAAACTTTTATTCTTGGATTGAGCGACTTAAAAAAGCACAAATATATACACTCAGTACCACACGAAAAACAAAACTCATTGATATGTCAAAATTACAGGGCATACTTCATATCACTGCGGATAAAACTATGGGTAAATGCTATAATTTTACTCAAACTATTGTTGATTGGGCTGCCAATACACCTGAACTTGATTATGATGGTATAACCTATCCTTCAAGACACTATTTGGGAATGTGTACTGCGTTTTGGGCTAGAAAAGAGCGTATTAATCCTTTAGCAGAAATATCACACTGCTCTCTCGATATTTATCATGATGATAAAAAAGAAAATTTTCCTCAGAATTGGCAATATGATGATATTTCAGGTATTGAGATCATTACAGAAACATTACGATTTGATATTAATGCGGATGAGTAAACAGCTCGACTTGAGCTGTTTATCAAAAAGAAGTATGTTTGCCAAAAAGTTTAGTCTGATGAATTATTTCCTGCATTTGTTCACTCATACGACCGTATTTTTTTAATATTTCAGTAATATTCAGATTCTTATCATCATCATCAAAAAAATACATGTTTGTTAAAAATGACACTTTTGTTGTTGAACTCAGATCACCCAATAACACCAAAATTTCTTCTAACCCATCAATTAATTGATTACCATCAAACTGAAATAGTGGTAATCGGTATTCTCCGCCTACTTTAACCGCTAATAATTTATTGGTTTTCAGACGATTATTAATCGTTTGACGTTTAACACCCAAAATTTCAGCCGCTTGGCTTGTTCAGCAAGTTCCACCTAATGCTGTTAGTTGTTCTGAAAATTTAATCGCGCCTTCATTTAAGCGAGCAATTTTTTGTTGTTCTCTCGGTGATATTTCACAGGCTCGTTCAAGTTGAGTTTCAAAAATAAGCTTAGCTAACTCATTATCAGTCATCTCCAAAGCATGAGTTAATTTTTTTTTCTCTGCTAAGGCTTCAACTAACTCTTTTGTCAAATTAACCATTCTTTTAAGAACAGCGGCTCTCTCTACTGAGAGTTGTTGTGTTGATCTTTTTTGCATTGTGCTGTTCATAACGCCTCCTTTACACTTTATTTATTATATGATGAGTAAAGTGTAAAGAATAAGTGCAAATAATAGTCATTTATTTGTTTAAAATAGAAGGTACACGATAAAAATTGAACTTGCTTTCATTCGGATACAAAAAAGGATGCCTTATGGCATCCTTTATTTTTAAGAGCACAAATTACTGTGTCATTTTACTTAGCATCGGTGCGGTGATCAGCATTAGAACTGCGATAACACCTGTTACAATACCAATTTGTAAGAAGACACTGCTATAAATTTCTAATGAAGCATGAGCACTTTGTACGTCTTCTGGTACTGCCATTAAACTCGCAACTTTACCTGCAATAATTGCAGCGGCTGCCGAAGTTAAGAACCAAGCGCCCATAATAAAGCCCATTAAACGCTGTGGTACAAGTTGAGCAACCATCGCAAGACCTAGGCCAGAAATCATCAGCTCACCAATACTTTGGAAACCATAACTTGCGACTAACCACCATGAAGATACAATACCTGCTTCATTTGCCATACTAGCACCTAATGGCAGTACTAAGAATGCGGTCGCACTCAAGAACATACCCACAGTGAATTTATATGGCATAGGTAGTTTATCACCCATAAAGTTATATACAGCCGCTAGTAGCGGGCTTGCTAACATGATCCAGAATGGATTAAGTGATTGGAATTGTTCAGGTTCAACGCTGAAACCTAAGATTGAGTGCTCAACGTTATGGATCGCGAAGAAATTTAAAGAAGTTGGCATTTGATCGTAAAGAACGAAGAATACAACCGCTTCAACCATCAGCAAGAATGCAACAATCATCTTACGGCGAGCCGCACCCTTCATCATGAACGTTTCACGCGCAAAAATCAGGATGATACCTAATGAGATGATTGCTAAAGACCAACTTGCCACTTCATTATTATGTAGCAACCAAGTGGATACAGCGACCAGTGCAACAATACCCACCAGCGTTAATAATAATTTTGAATAGTTAAGCGGTTCAAAATCAGGTCTAGAGCCTTTATCTTTTATCCAACCACGACAAACAACAAAGTTTGCTAGTGTGATCAGCATACCCACAACACTCAGTGCAAATGCAACATCCCAGCCATAATTAGCCGCCAACCATGGTGTCGCTAACATAGAGAAGAAAGAACCCACATTGATAGACATGTAGTACATGGTAAATGCACCGTCTAATTGCGGATCATCTTTCTCATAACAGGTTGCTAATAATGAAGATGGGTTAGCTTTAAATAAACCATTACCTACTGCAATCGTTGCAAGTCCCCAATAAATCACGTCTTTATCGTGATCAGAGAATGCCACCATTGCATAACCAATTGCCAGTACGATTGCACCAAGAATAATAACCCTTTTAGTACCAAGGACTTTATCCCCAAGCCATCCACCGATAGCAACAAAACCATAGACCAACGCGGTAAATGCAGCAAAAACAGTGATAGCTTCCGCTTCACCCATGCCCAGCATTTTAACCAAGTAAACGGCCATGATCCCTTGAAGACCGTAATAGCCGAAACGTTCCCATAACTCGATTGAGAAGATAAGATAAAACGCGCGAGGCTGTTTAAATGCATTCAGGCTCGGTTTTTGTCCATCGTCAGGTGTGTTTGCAGTTGACACTAAAAACCTCTAATTATTCTATTACGCCTTTATATTTAGGCTAATTTTTTACAAAAATTTCGTTATTTAAGACAGAGTTAAAGCTCGGTGAATTTCATACTGGATTGTTATTCTTTGAAAAGAGTTCAACGCAGAGAAAAACAAGGTTGGCATTCTATCACTGGAAAGCATAATTATCTAAGAATTATAACTAACTATTGCGTTTTATCATAGTTACAGGCATTTGTACAAAATAGTTATGCGATTAAAAAAACATCAAACAGAATAACTCACTGATAATCAATAATTTATTTTTCACTTAATTATCCCTATATAAACAATTAAGCTACGCTACTGTTTACCTATATTTTGCTAAATTAGTTCTTATAGAATAACAACGGTAAAATAATGCCAGTAGCAATTTGTTTTAACTGATTAAAATAACGCCAACAAAACACATTCCTTGGCTTAATTTCCATATTTCCTCCATTTTTAACTGTGAATAAACAGGTAGAATGTCACCATTCCAGATTTTCATTTCAGTATTTCTGATTAGCTAGTTGCCAGTGAGATCACAAAAGTAATGAATAAAAACAAAAATGCTAAAAAAAGAGTTTCTCTCATTATCGCTTTAATCGTCGTAATCGCAGGTGGTTACGCCTATTGGCAATTTAATGCAGCAAAAACAGCGTCGCCCGAAAATAAAGGGACTCAAGCAACAAACACCCAGAGTCGAGGTACATCAGGATCTCGTCGTCCTCCTTTGCCGCCTGTTCAAGTTGCAACATCAACACAAGAAGATGTCCCTCAATTTTTATCTGCTTTAGGTACAGTAAAAGCCACTAACAGCGTGACCGTCACTAGCCGTGTTGAAGGTCAATTAATGGCGCTACATTTCACCGAAGGCCAACAAGTTCAAAAAGGCGATCTCTTAGCTGAAATTGACTCGCGCCCTTTTGAAGTACAATTAGCCCAAGCCAAAGGACAGCTAGCAAAAGATCAAGCCACATTAGCAAATGCACGCCTTGATTTAGTGCGTTATCAGAAATTAGCGAAAACTAACTTAGTCTCACAACAAGAGTTAGATAATCAGCAAGCTTTAGTAAAACAATCTGAAGCCAGTATTCGTATTGATGAAGCCACTATCAGCAATGCACAACTGCAATTAACCTACAGCAAAATCACGGCACCTATTTCAGGCCGAGTGGGTTTAAAGCAAGTTGATGTAGGAAACTATATTTCTGGTGGTTCATCCACGCCTATCGTTGTTATCAATCAAATGGACCCTGTTGATGTGCTTTTTACTTTGCCAGAACAAGATTTAGCGAATGTTATTCAAGCACGTAAAAACAATGCAGATTTGCCTGTTACGGCGTTAGATAGAAATAATCAATTTGAATTAGCACAAGGCACACTATTTAGTGTTGATAATCAAATTGATGCAGCGACAGGCACCATAAAGTTAAAAGCCCGTTTCCCTCAACAAGAAAATACTCTATTCCCTAATCAATTTGTAAATGTACGCCTTTACGTCACCACATTAGAAAAGGCGGTGGTTATTCCTAATGCAGCATTGCAAATGGGGAATGAAGGTCACTTTGTCTGGGTTGTTGATAGCGAAGATAAAGTGAGCAAATTACGTGTTGATGTTGCATTACAGAATGCAGAAAAAGTGGTTATCGCTTCGGGTTTATCAGCAAATCAACGTGTTGTAACCGATGGTGTGGATAGATTAACACAAGGTGCAAAAGTCGATATCGTGACACCAACAGCACCAAAAAATAAAGAAAATGACCGTGTTGTCGCGGAGAAAGCGTAATGACAGAAAAAACACACGGTACAGGTGGCGGTCCTTCTCGCTTATTTATTCTGCGCCCTGTTGCAACAACTTTATTTATGGTTGCCATACTGTTAGCGGGTATTGTTGGCTATCGCATGTTGCCAGTGTCTGCCTTGCCAGAAGTCGATTACCCAACAATTCAAGTTGTTACACTCTACCCCGGTGCAAGCCCTGATGTAATGACATCCGCGGTTACCGCGCCATTAGAGCGTCAATTTGGGCAGATGTCTGGGTTAAAACAGATGTCGTCACAAAGCTCTGGTGGTGCATCAGTGATCACACTGATGTTTCAACTTACATTACCATTAGATGTTGCAGAGCAAGAGGTACAAGCTGCGATAAATGCAGCGACTAATCTGCTACCATCCGATTTACCTTATCCGCCGATTTACAGCAAAGTCAATCCGGCTGATCCGCCTATTTTAACCTTGGCGGTTACTAGCTCAACATTACCAATGACACAGTTGCAAGATATGGTTGAAACCCGTATTTCGCAAAAAATCTCACAAGTTAATGGCGTGGGTTTGGTGGCACTAGCGGGTGGTCAACGCCCTGCTGTTAGAGTCAAACTCAATGCACAAGCCGCAGCATCTTACGGTTTAGATAGCGAAAAAATTCGTGTAGCAATCAATAATGCGAACGTTAACTCAGCGAAAGGGAGCCTTGATGGGCCAACTCGCTCTGTGACGTTATCTGCTAATGATCAGATGAAATCATTAGAAGATTACCGTCAATTAATCGTTACCTATAAAAATGACGCACCAATCCGTTTATCTGATATTGCCACTATTGAACAAGCACCTGAAAACAATCAATTAGGGGCATGGGCGAATAATGAGCAAGCGATTATTATTAATGTTCAACGACAACCTGGTGTTAACGTTATTGATACCACTGATAATATTCGTAATTTATTGCCTGATTTAGTCTCTAATTTACCAAAGTCCGTTAATGTTGAGATCTTAACAGACAGAACTACAACGATCCGCGCTTCAGTTAAAGATGTGCAGTTTGAACTTGGTTTAGCTATCGCCCTTGTGGTAATGGTCATTTATCTCTTTTTACGTAATGGTGTCGCAACCTTAATCCCAAGTATTGCCGTACCGCTTTCATTAGTAGGTACGTTTGCGGTGATGTATTTTTGTGGATTCTCTGTCAACAACCTCACTTTAATGGCATTAACCATTGCCACAGGCTTTGTTGTCGATGATGCCATTGTTGTGATTGAAAATATTTCCCGTTATCTCGAACGTGGTGATAAACCGTTAACAGCCGCTTTAAAAGGAGCTGGCGAGATTGGCTTTACCATTATTTCACTAACTTTCTCGCTGATTGCCGTACTGATCCCCCTATTATTTATGGGAGATATTGTTGGTCGTCTATTTAGAGAGTTTGCAATCACCCTTGCTGTTGCCATTCTAATCTCTGCGGTGGTTTCGCTCACATTAACGCCAATGATGTGTGCTCGATTGCTAAAGCCTGAAAATGAAATCAAACACAACCGTTTTGAAATGGCGTGCGAGCGTTTCTTTGAAAAAATGATTGCAGTGTATGCAGTTTGGCTCAAACGTGTTTTAAACCATCAATGGATAACGCTTGGCGTAGCACTTAGCACATTAGTACTAACCGTATTGCTATATATGTTTATTCCTAAAGGCTTCTTCCCATTACAAGAT is from Proteus columbae and encodes:
- the ppx gene encoding exopolyphosphatase; translated protein: MPLSQDDSSPRPLEIAAIDLGSNSFHMIIARVVNGALQVLSRLKQRVYLADGLDDDNELSEEAMLRGLSALSLFAERLQGFPAENVTVVGTHTLRVATNAKVFLQRAKEVIPYPIEIISGHEEARLIFMGVEHTQSEKGRKLVIDIGGGSTELVIGENFEPILIESQRMGCVSFSRQFFPEQKISESAFRKAREKAARKMEKIAWQYKMTGWDVALGASGTIKAAHEILVEFGEKDGVITPERLLMLTKQVLRFKKFRDIALPGLSDERKHVFVPGLAILCGIFDSLGLKALHLSDGALREGVLYEMEGRFRHQDIRQRTAKSLAEHYNIDREQAKRVLETMQSLYAQWAQQNPKLVRPDLEAILVWAVMLHEVGLSINLSGLHRHSAYILSNTDLPGFNQEQQLLLTTLVRYHRKGIKLDELPKFNLYKKKQYFPLVQILRLATLLNNQRQSTTKPASLRLVTDENHWTLYFPANYLSDNTLMELDLEKEQEHWQSVPGWKLDIKEESA
- the mgtE gene encoding magnesium transporter, translating into MSQPAINNDTAAAINPYSQKVAHLRQQILSIFLEDDHFVETVLGEASENDRLSHHELHEKITTVRELLQDLHAADIADILEALPYDERLALWHLVDNNERGAVLVEASVAVWDSLIKDMTDRELLRSVATLHVDEQAYIAEHLPRDTMRRLLTYLEPSLRNRIREVLQYPKDSVGQMMDFEFVTVRGNVTLKTVQRYLRQRGSIPEATDKIFVIDNKNHLLGELPLTTVLTQSPDKLVSDVMKTDTVSFMPEEKGEDAAGAFERYDLISAAVVDSNGLLMGRLTVEDIVDNMHEESDTNLRRMGGLSPEEDVFAPVGQAVKTRWTWLAINLCTAFVASRVIGVFEHTISQLVALATLMPIVAGIGGNTGNQTITMIVRALALHQIQTGSFSFLILRELGVAFINGIVWGGIMGIVTFLLYGDLAMGAVMTMAMVLNLLMAAIMGVLIPMTMIKFGKDPAIGSSVMITAITDTGGFFIFLGLATIFLV
- a CDS encoding MFS transporter, yielding MTSQSHSTQPLSQPTARPLNRNDYKTLGLSSLGGTLEFYDFVIFVFFTKTLSHLFFPGDNAFIAQMQTLGIFAAGYLARPLGGIIMAHYGDIIGRKRMFTLSIFLMAVPTLVIGLLPTYASIGVAAPLLLLLMRIMQGAAIGGEMPGAWVFIAEHTPKQRYGLGVGTLTSGITGGILLGSIVAIIVQRSYTSQEVNDFAWRIPFILGGVFGLISVYLRRFLQETPIFKEMAAKKALAQEMPVVSVIKNHKQACLITAALTWSLSTAIVVTILMTPGVIVEGIYKIDRTTSLEANCVATLTLTLGCIFWGWISDKLGTRASMTLSWGGLIVTAFHFYGSLDAAMSGFQLAFNYGLMGFFVGAIATTPIVSTRAFPPSIRFSGLSFAYNMAYALFGGLTPMLTGIWLEKTAMAGAYYVAGVSLLAIAVAFLPLAYKGWTAVKPTTREKDVALQIDKVIS
- the dtpA gene encoding dipeptide/tripeptide permease DtpA, whose protein sequence is MSTANTPDDGQKPSLNAFKQPRAFYLIFSIELWERFGYYGLQGIMAVYLVKMLGMGEAEAITVFAAFTALVYGFVAIGGWLGDKVLGTKRVIILGAIVLAIGYAMVAFSDHDKDVIYWGLATIAVGNGLFKANPSSLLATCYEKDDPQLDGAFTMYYMSINVGSFFSMLATPWLAANYGWDVAFALSVVGMLITLANFVVCRGWIKDKGSRPDFEPLNYSKLLLTLVGIVALVAVSTWLLHNNEVASWSLAIISLGIILIFARETFMMKGAARRKMIVAFLLMVEAVVFFVLYDQMPTSLNFFAIHNVEHSILGFSVEPEQFQSLNPFWIMLASPLLAAVYNFMGDKLPMPYKFTVGMFLSATAFLVLPLGASMANEAGIVSSWWLVASYGFQSIGELMISGLGLAMVAQLVPQRLMGFIMGAWFLTSAAAAIIAGKVASLMAVPEDVQSAHASLEIYSSVFLQIGIVTGVIAVLMLITAPMLSKMTQ
- a CDS encoding MdtA/MuxA family multidrug efflux RND transporter periplasmic adaptor subunit; its protein translation is MNKNKNAKKRVSLIIALIVVIAGGYAYWQFNAAKTASPENKGTQATNTQSRGTSGSRRPPLPPVQVATSTQEDVPQFLSALGTVKATNSVTVTSRVEGQLMALHFTEGQQVQKGDLLAEIDSRPFEVQLAQAKGQLAKDQATLANARLDLVRYQKLAKTNLVSQQELDNQQALVKQSEASIRIDEATISNAQLQLTYSKITAPISGRVGLKQVDVGNYISGGSSTPIVVINQMDPVDVLFTLPEQDLANVIQARKNNADLPVTALDRNNQFELAQGTLFSVDNQIDAATGTIKLKARFPQQENTLFPNQFVNVRLYVTTLEKAVVIPNAALQMGNEGHFVWVVDSEDKVSKLRVDVALQNAEKVVIASGLSANQRVVTDGVDRLTQGAKVDIVTPTAPKNKENDRVVAEKA
- a CDS encoding MdtB/MuxB family multidrug efflux RND transporter permease subunit translates to MTEKTHGTGGGPSRLFILRPVATTLFMVAILLAGIVGYRMLPVSALPEVDYPTIQVVTLYPGASPDVMTSAVTAPLERQFGQMSGLKQMSSQSSGGASVITLMFQLTLPLDVAEQEVQAAINAATNLLPSDLPYPPIYSKVNPADPPILTLAVTSSTLPMTQLQDMVETRISQKISQVNGVGLVALAGGQRPAVRVKLNAQAAASYGLDSEKIRVAINNANVNSAKGSLDGPTRSVTLSANDQMKSLEDYRQLIVTYKNDAPIRLSDIATIEQAPENNQLGAWANNEQAIIINVQRQPGVNVIDTTDNIRNLLPDLVSNLPKSVNVEILTDRTTTIRASVKDVQFELGLAIALVVMVIYLFLRNGVATLIPSIAVPLSLVGTFAVMYFCGFSVNNLTLMALTIATGFVVDDAIVVIENISRYLERGDKPLTAALKGAGEIGFTIISLTFSLIAVLIPLLFMGDIVGRLFREFAITLAVAILISAVVSLTLTPMMCARLLKPENEIKHNRFEMACERFFEKMIAVYAVWLKRVLNHQWITLGVALSTLVLTVLLYMFIPKGFFPLQDNGLLQGTIETSQSISYQAMVEKQQQVVDKLIDDPAIDNIASFVGIDGSNATLNTGRLQITLKPLDQREDRIDVIIPRLQARIASISGMTLYLQPTQDLTIDTQVSRTQYQFTLQATSLDELASWVPKLSQALKDSPELTDISSDWQDNGMMAYIKVDRDSASRLGISMSDIDNALYNAFGQRLISTIYTQANQYRVVLEQDIRSGDGLQALSAVHLTGKDGAMVPLLSIASVEQRLAPLSINHQEQFPSATFSFNVAEQSSLEEAVNAVKLAEEQISMPKDITTQFQGATLAFESALSSTLWLIIAAIVAMYIVLGVLYESFIHPITILSTLPTAGVGALLALMAAGNELDIIAIIGIILLIGIVKKNAIMMIDFALAAEREQGLTPYEAIYQACLLRFRPILMTTMAALLGALPLMLSTGVGAELRQPLGVCMVGGLIMSQILTLFTTPVIYLLFDKLSLYINRNKHVENNNEAVS